The sequence aatttatttttatgagatttttttataacagtACTAACATTTCTAAGAGTACTAGCAATGAacttattaaattcatctttaaatacaaataaaaaagactattggagattaaaagtgaataaaaaataaatttgatgagtgaacagtagccctttaaatttaaagaaatatatccatttactgtaactcaaaattttacatttatctcttTGGTTAATCTAATACAGCtctcttttgatgaaattcatcatattttatatttaattaaattttgatgaagccaatgccaatacTATAAGAAATGTAATATATACAACAACACTTCTCTCTATgacaatttatttgaaaaatctttCTAAGTCTATTACAAGAAAGTGagttttttatgtgagtctcagatgagttttactatatattaattactatttactcttatattttatacttgacaacttttttttatataagatataaGGTATGTGATAATAAATAGTAGCCGATGGATAATTTGATTCGACTCaaatatatcttattttattctaaaaagaATTGTGCAAgatatatatcttaaaactatataaataaaattaaatattaaaaaaaccaaataacagtaataaataattaaataaataagaataaaattttaaaaaatggacAACAAATGTCATTTCATCAACTCATCTAGAACATCTTGACTTCTGGCCCTCCCCACGAGGCCCTCATTAAAAACTGTGCTTACGAAGAAAATAACGTGATCAAGACCAAAAGGGTCGATCTTGATAACGCAATCATTCCCTACCTACCTCTCCTTCTTAATTCATACAAATTATAAACTATCACGCACCCTTGTCTcaatctctctcatttctttcctctcaGTTTtcccggaaaaaaaaaaaaaaaacaacagaaaaaaaaCAACCATGCTTAATTCCGGGACTAAACAGCTCCAAAATTCTGCACCATCCCCCGATCGCATCGGACATGGAAGTGACAGTCGTGATAGTCATCAAGCCACCCGGAACTATGGTTCCCGGGTTGAAAAAGCAGCTCAAAAGTACTGCACGAAGCACAATAGCTGGAATGGCATGGAAGTGCGGTCTGCACCGTCAACGAAGGCGGTCGATGATGATGAATCTGATGTTTGTCCTCCGCCTTTGCGGAAAACAAGTCCACCCAGAAGCCCGCAGCGTCGGGCAAAGCACTATCGTAGCCTGTCTCCGGGATCAAGAACGGAAGTCATTGCCAGAGGCCAGGAAGAGCTCATGGAAATGGTACGCAACATGCCCGAGTCCTGCTACGAGCTAACTTTGAAGGATATCGTGGAGCTGGAGCAGCCCTTGGTTGAAGCTCCAGTACGAGAAACCATGTCGGAAGAGAAGAATTCGAGCAATGAAGTTTTGTACAAAAGGGAGAGCAGTAAGAAGATGAGTGAGAATAGGGCACTCGCGAGAAGAGGTTCTGGAGCCATGGATAGAGGAGGGCTCTATCTTAAGATGGGTTTTCCTTTATATTTAGGGTCTAAGaaaaacaacaagaaaaataatcagTCTGTGACAAACACAAGTGCAAAAGTCTCTCCGAAGCCTCCGGTACCGGACGGATCTGCAAAGGGTGTGGATAAAGAGTGGTGGAAGAAGAGAATTACAGCCTCTGCGGAGAGTGAAAGTGGGAGGTCGAGTAGCAATGGCGGAAGCATGAAAAGCAGCGGCAGCAGAAGCAGTACAACCGGCAGCACCAATAGCAACAGCAGCAGAAGCAGAAGCAGGAGAACCAACAGCAGGCATGTTAAAATTACTcgaaatttgaataaatattactttCATTTTTTAGCAACACCTCTAGAAGTAatctgatttcttttttttttgattaaaTGGTTTCGAAAATGGTATAAATTAACCCGTTTATGTTCTGGGTTTTCTCACAATTTTGGTGAACCTGTTCTCGTGTGAAAGTGAAAACAGAGAAGTCCTGTTTCGGCAGGAAAAGAAAATCCCATTGAAGAAAAACGAAGAAAACCTCTGCATTTTAAACAATTATCAGTCAACAATCaaattttcattattaaatCTGAGATTTTTCTAGAGATATGGGTCAAATTTTCTACACGCACAACTTCTAAGAATCTTATGCTCAGGCGCTTAGATCATTCTGCTTTGGTCAAACCCAGAACTAAGGGCAGAGAGAAAATTATGATGTGTTTTAATTACAGGTTTTTCATGCTAACCAAGCAAGAGTTGGTGATCACTTTTTCAGCAGTTTCTGTTAAATTTTTGTTCATTATTAATT comes from Juglans microcarpa x Juglans regia isolate MS1-56 chromosome 8S, Jm3101_v1.0, whole genome shotgun sequence and encodes:
- the LOC121244957 gene encoding uncharacterized protein LOC121244957, translated to MLNSGTKQLQNSAPSPDRIGHGSDSRDSHQATRNYGSRVEKAAQKYCTKHNSWNGMEVRSAPSTKAVDDDESDVCPPPLRKTSPPRSPQRRAKHYRSLSPGSRTEVIARGQEELMEMVRNMPESCYELTLKDIVELEQPLVEAPVRETMSEEKNSSNEVLYKRESSKKMSENRALARRGSGAMDRGGLYLKMGFPLYLGSKKNNKKNNQSVTNTSAKVSPKPPVPDGSAKGVDKEWWKKRITASAESESGRSSSNGGSMKSSGSRSSTTGSTNSNSSRSRSRRTNSSSRHGNGGCCWSFLRAKKKQN